The Chitinophaga niabensis genome segment AACAACGGGTACTGCGAGGAAGGCTTTTGTAGCAGAGGTTGAAAAACCTGTGGCGGAGATCCTCACATTCCCCAACCCGTTCTATGAAGAATTACAGGTGAAATTCCATTTGAAAGAGGAAGGAAGGACAGTGCTGCGTGTATATGATCTTTCCGGTAAAGTAATGGCAACACTGATCGATGCAAGGTTAGCTGCAGGTAATCACTCCATGCGGTTTAACGGAAAGGCCTGGCCGAAGGGATTGTATATGCTGCATCTGCAGCATAATGGAAAGAAGATAACGGCGAAGGTGGCTAAGCTGTAAAAACAAATACATTAACCTGAAGTATTATAAAAAAAGCCCTGCGCAGCAATTGGAGAGCCTAATTTTTCGGGGCACTCCAATTGGCGGGGCTTTCCTTTTTATATAATCTTTTGGCCGGCTTTTTACTTCCCTGCGTCTTTTCCTTCCAGCCAGCTCTTGAAATCAACTACCCGTTCCCTGCTGATCACCACATCTGCATCTACCTGTGGTTGTAATTGCAGGATCAGCCTGCTGTTGTAATAGGTCATGATCTTTTTAATGGCATCTATATGGATAATGAATTGCCGGTTGATGCGGAAGAAGGTATTCCTGTCCAGCATTTTCTCGATCTGGTCCAGAGAGTAATCCAGGGGCATCTTTTCCCCGGTAAAGGTGGTGGCATAAGTAACACCTTTTACAAATTGCAGGTAGGCAATATCTTTTGCTTTCACATAGATCAGCTGGTTGTTGAGCCGGCCAATGAACCTGGCGCTATCCCGCTTCAGGAACTCATCCGCGATCCGGGCAATATCGATATTGTGCTGTGCGGGTTTCAGCTGTTCGTATTTATTGAGTGCGTTTTTAAGTTCCTGCAGTTCTATGGGTTTCATCAGGTAGTCTATACTGTTCACTTTAAACGCCTGCAGGGCAAAGTTGTCGTAAGCAGTTGTAAAGATAATAGGTGTTTTTACATTGGCCTGCTTGAATAGCTCAAAGCAATTACCGTCTGATAACTGGATGTCCATCAGCATGAGGTCTACTTTGTTATGCTGGTCCATCCATTTGAGCCCTTCAGACAGGGAAGGGATCACAGCCACCACTTCTATCGGCTGATCGCATTTCTGCAACAGGCGGATCAGCCTTTCCGAATTATGGACCTCATCTTCAAATATAACAACTTTCATCATGGTGTTATTATGGGGATCTTTACAATGAACACTTCATCTGATCTGTGAATTTCTATCACTCTGCCGCTGGCCAGCTCATAGCGTTTCCGGATATTGTCCAGCCCGATGCCGGATGATATGGCCGGCACATTTTTCTTTCTTACCTGGTTGGAAACCAGCAGGTAGCCAGCTTCGCTTTTTACATGGATCAGCAAAGGATCATTTGCGGAAAAGCGGTTATGTTTTATAGCATTCTCAATCAGCATTTGTAAAGTAGCAGGAGGGATGGTGCCCTGTGCTTTGATCTGTTCATCTATCTCTGCAGTAAAACGGATACTGTTCTGGTGCCGGATGCTGATCAGGAAGAGGTAAGAATCCAGGAAATCCAGTTCCGTTTGAATAGATACCAGGTTCTCGAACTTCTTATCCAGGATATAGCGGTAGATCTTAGCCAGTTGGGTAATGTAATCGGCAGACAGATCGGCGCTTTTATACACCAGGTTAGTTAATACGCTGAGGGAATTAAAGAAGAAGTGCGGGTCTATCTGGTTCCTCAACGCATCGTATTGCGCCTGGATGTTCTCGCGCTTTAATCTTTCCGTTTGCACCTGGTATTCTTTAAGCCCCTTGTAGTAGTAAATAATACCATTGACGGTGAGGATGAGCACATAGAAAATATACAGGCCAAAGATCATGTTGTAGCTCACGGCGCTGAAACTTTCCCAGGCTTCGTAACGGTTGAACACCATGATGTCCATCATGGCATAGAGGAATGCGAAGAGGAAAGCAGGGATCAGGCCATACAACAGCATAGCGGTGCAAAGTACCAGCAGGCGGTTGGAGATATAACCTTTCAGCACCCCCTTTTCCACATACCGGCTCAGCCAGATGGCGCCTTCCCAGCATATGAGCCCCAGGCCTACGTACAGCAGGCTGAAGAGCTGTGACCTGAAGATGCTGGTATGAACATCCTCAATAAAGGAAAGATCGAAAGACTTGAAGATAATACTGAACAGGTAAAGGATGACGATCCTTGCAAGATATTTGAAGGTTTTGCTGGAAAAGATCCTTTCATTCTTTTTAAACAGGTCCTGCTCAATTGATTTATCGGATGTGGTCATCAATAGTAATTGTTTTCTTTAAACCAGGTTAATGCATTCCTCAGGGCATCTTTTACAGGTGTGTACCGCACCATTAATTCATTTTCTGATTTTTTACCGGTATAATAATTATTCAGGCATAACAGGTAAGCGGAGGTATAATTCAGTTTGCTGCTCCTGCCGGTCAATCTTTCTTTGATGGTACCCAGAATGCCGCCCAGTTTTAATATGAATGCAGGGATCCTGATCATGATCTTTGTTTCCCTTGATATACTGTTGAGGGAGGAGAAAAATTCCCGGTAGCTGAGATTATGACCAGCCAGCAGATAACAATTCCCCATTTTCCCGTTATCGATCGCATTCACAATGCCCTGGCAAACATCGTGAATATAAACAAAATTCTTGCCTCCCGGCGGATAAAACAGGATCTTTTTACCCAGGCCATAAAGTACCAGCTTGCCGGAGCTGGGTTTAATATCATTAGGGCCGATCATGAAAGTAGGGTTCACGATCACCGCCGGCAGCTGATTGGATTCCACCTGTTCCAGTACATATTGCTGCGCAAGGTATTTGGTGTTGATGTAGGCGGAGTTGGCATGGAAAAGTGTAAAGCCGCTCAGTTCATTACCGGGTTTATCTTTGCTGCCGGGCCCCATTGTATTGGCAGTACTCACGTAAATGAATTTATCCACCTTTTGGGAAAGGCTGGCCTCCACTATGTTTTTAGTGCCCGTGAAATTCACTTTCTCATATTCTTCAAAAGTAATACCCCACTGATCTGTAATGGAAGCGGCATGAATGACAATATTGCAGCCTGCTACAGCTTGTTCCACATCATGTTTATTGGAAATATCCCCGAAGAAAACCTCGCAGGGGATATCTGAAATACCTTTGATATCTGCATTGTAACGGATCATGATCCTGACTTCATATCCCAGCCGGAATAATTCTCTTGTAAGATTAGACCCGAGGAAACCATTTGCTCCCGTAACGAGTACTTTATTCATATCAGTTCTTTTTTTACAGCCCTTGAGATCATTTTCAGCTTTAGTTCCATGGGCAGTATGCTCATCAGGAAGTGGTTGAGCTTATTTATAAATCCGGGAATGATGGTTGGATATTTTGTGATCGTACCGATGATGGCAGTACTGGCTATTTCAGCGGTGGACAGCAGTCCCATTTTTCCTTTGATCCCCTGTGAGATGATCCGCTGTGCTGTATTGGAATTGGTCATAATAGGCCCGGGATACACTACGCTAACGGAAACACCTGTGCCGGAAAGTTCTTCCCGGAGGCCTAGAGAAAAGGAGGATATAAAGGCTTTGGAAGCGGGGTACACTGTTTTGTAGGCAATGGGTGAGAAGGCCGCCATGCTGGAGATGTTCATGATATAACTCCGTTCATGCTGCAGCAGGTGAGGGATCAGCATATGCGTGATCAATACCGTGCTGCGTACATTGAGCTGCATGATCTGATCTATCTTTTCCATGGAAGTTTCTGTGATCAGGGAAGTACCGCCTACGCCGGCATTATTGATCAGGAAGTCTATTTCAAAACGTTCCAGGATGAGCGTGATCTGTTTTTTCAGTTCTTGGGAATCTGTAAGATCAAATTCAAAGATGCGTACATCCACATTGTAAGTATTGGCCAGGTTTTCTGCGAGAGAAGGAGTACAACCGCCGGGCAGGGCAATCAGGATGATATTTCTGCCCATTTTGGCGCATTGTACGGCAAACTCTTTTCCAAGGCCGGAGCTGGCTCCTGTGATCAGGGTGTATTTTTCGTTGTTCATTTGTTTTTCTCTGCGAGCGTTTTAAATCTTGTCATGGTTTCTATGAGGTTGCCCTGTACAATAGGATCAGAGATCCAGCGGGGCACCTTTTTACTGCGGTTGGTAGAGATGAGGTAGGTGACGCGCATGTTGCCATTTCCCATGTCCTGCAGCATCCATTTGCCTTTGGCGCCTGAAATGCGGGTGATGTTCTTGTAAACAGGGAACCTGCTGTGAGCGGTACTTTCGAAAGTGATCTCTGCATATTGTTCTTCTTTTCGCAAATGATATAACAGGCAGCAATCCTGGTCTTCAAAAGGCCATGGGATACTGTATTTGATATAAGTGATCCAGGTGTTCTCTGTAGTGGTGGGTATTACATTATATTCTTTGGCATTCACATTCCAGTCGGTACCCATGGCAGGGCTGGTCATTAACCTGGAGATGCCGGCCAGATCTGCCCGCACAACGAAAGTGGCTTTTATTTCGCGCACCTTTTCATCTTCTGCATTGGGTATCCAGCGTTCATACAGAGAGATCCCTTTATCTGTTCTTACGAGTTTGAATTCCTCTTCGCTTGTTGTATGAGCAAAAAGCATCCGGGAGAAAACTAAACTCAGCATACATAATAACTTTAAACCTTTCACGTAATAAGTATTTATGTAAAATTGCCGGTAAGCGGACTAATGGCAGCAGATTTTCCCTTGAGTTGTAGGATAAGGTTATTGAACCGTGAAAAAGGAGGGGTATAAAAAAGAAAAGCCCCCTTTTCAGGAGGCTTTTCTAAGGAGCTAAGCAGTGGCGTTCCATAAGAACTTCCGGCTGTCCTTGCTGACGAAGGTAATAGGTACAAATTCATCAGTAGGAGAGCCAATATAGTATACCATCCATTCCGGATCATGGCGGGACAACATTTCGCTGATACAATCCGCCCGATGGGCCTGTGGATTCAGGCAATCTCTCCAGTAAAACAGTTCAACGCGGTAACGCAACTGCTGGTGCTGGTTATTGATAACTACCTGCACTTCAATCTCCTGCCTTCCCGGCAAAGGAGGGATGGGGATCATTATGTAACTCATGGTCTTGAGAGTTTAAAATTCCTGATATGCCTCCACAAGAAGGTTGCCATATCTTAAAGTATAGCCGGGGTGGGCATTTGCAGGATGAACAGGAGGGAGGAGTGTTCATTTTCGGACACTGGCTGTGCTGAAATGGACGGTTTGCTGTTATATGGATTTTCCTTATTTTTAATTTACCCGCATTGGTTATGTTTTCAGGTGCAAATAAAATGTTTGGATACCCGCACCTGGTTCCTCAAAGCAAATACCTCGCTTAGGAATGCTATCTCCTGGGAAAAAGTTTGGGAATAATTTCACTTATAAGTGAAAAATTTGCAACTTTGAAAATGGAATAGCCTGAAGAACAAATTAGTACGTTTGAGTAACTTCTCCGGAGATGCAGCCTCTATTTACAGTATCTATTATATTACAGCGATAAGGAGGAAGTGCTTTTTTTTAAAGATTTATCTGGAAAATTTAACCACAGCCCTGAAGAAACCATGGATATTGTTAGAAGGCTCCGGCGTATCGGAAGGCATAGAGGATCACTATTCCTGATAAAAACCTACACTTATATTGTATCCGGATCAGTGAAAAGATACTGATTGTTGGAAATGGTGGTTGCAAATCAAAGGATATCAAAAAATGGCAGGAAGATCAGCGGCTCAGTGCGGCAGTGCATGAAATGATGCATTTCTCTGGTATTGTGCATGTAAAGCTGGAGCATGGATCTTTATATATCTCAGACGATGGATTGAACCCACAATTTTACCATAGATACCCTTACAGATATCGAAGGCGTCCTCAAGATCCGTTTACTGGATCTTGAAGGCCCTGCTAAAAAGGGTAAAATAAAAAAATCGGATTGATCCCTATCTGCAATATTCACAATAAAGTCCCCACAACGCTTCCGCATCCAGTAATTGAAAACTGGCCCCTCCGTTACCGGTGGAATTGAAGAACTTACAGAAACGCGGACGGTTGATACTGATGGCGTTCAATACCACCGTTCTTAATTCCGGCACTTTAAATATTTCAGGGGTGAACAGGTGGAGGTTGATATAATAGAAAAGCACATCCTCATTCACATCGATCCTTTTCACGCGATCCTGCAACAGGTCTATGGCATCATTCCTCCTGGAATACCAGGCCAGGTATTTGGCCAGTGCCATGGTTTCTTCATCTGTTAGTTGCAGGTCCTCATAGTTGTCCAGGATATAACCGATAGATTCATCCTTCGCTGCATAATTAAACCTGCGGTAAGTTTGCTCGCTGTAAACAATGTGATAATTGATCAGCATCCTTTTTACGAGGGAAGATGGGATACCCAGCTTTGCAAGTGTGTTAATCTCTTTGAGAAAGTCTGCAGAAGCGATATAACCGGAATCGCTCTTCCATACATTGAAGGTGAGGGAGCAGATGTTATAGAGCACCTTTTTATCTGTGGGATCGAGTTTTAAAAGACCTTCCAGTTTTTCTATGATAGCATCTTCATTTGTAGGGTTTAACTGGTAACGATAGGTTTCCTGGTTGTTGAGCAGGAAGAGATTTTCTTTTGTATGGGGGATCTCCAGTTTATCCAGGTAATTGCCTGCCAGGCGGTTATCAGCTATACGGTCAAACACTTCCCGTTGAACAGCGGAAGCTGTTTTTTTATCTTTCTCTTCCAGTGCTTTTTTGAACTTACTGATCAATACTTCACTGGTAACGTTTTCCAGATCGTTGTTCCTGTTGATGTAAATGGTGATCACTGCTTTTCTGTGCTCCTTTAATACCGGCTCCAGTTGCGCCTGCAAACCTTTATCCTGCAGGCGTTTTTTGATCTCGGGCTGGGGGAGTGGTGTGAGGTTTTCAAAAGCAGTGCCTTTGATATCATCAAAGAATTCTACCCAGTTCTCCGCAGTGGTGATATTGCCGGGGATCTTTGATACCTGGTATTGCTGCAATGCTTTTACAATGGAAGCTGCGCGTTGTTCCTGTAGCTGGAAGTTAAGCTCTGTGCTACCCTCTACGGAAGCATAAGCCCTGATATCCATTTGGGTGATATGGTTACCTGCGAGTTGCAGAGAATCGTATAAAGGTTTTATGTCTGCCGCGTTGTAAACACTTTTACTCTTGGGGAAAGGAATGGTGAACTGCAGCTTGCGCGCATAAAATGAACCGGATGTTTTCCTGTTCATCAAAGTATCTGCAAACAAACCCATGGGCAGGAGTTCCCATAAGCTGCGTTCAATATTCACAAAGTTCATATAATGACAGATCACCCCGTTCTTTATCACCACCAGGTTGCCTTCCAGTTCTTCCTTTTGCAGATGTGCAGGCACTTTTCCCAGCTCAATGGCAATACGCCCATCGTTCTCTTTTTTCATCTTATTCCTTAACTGGGAAAGATAAACTGGTGTGAGGAATTCCCCTTTGGGTATGGTGCGTGCGGGCAGGGGTTTATCACAGTTATACTGACTTTTACGCACAAGGTCCACCGTGATAGCATCTCCCGGTGCGGTGAACAGTTTATTGAAAAAATCGGTATTGTTGGTGAGGAAAACGATGGCTCCATCAGGATTTATCCGGATACCAAACTGCACTTCTTTGGGTTTGCTTTTGAATAATTGTTCGCATGCAGTGCAGGCCGGAGTATTACGGCCATCTTTAAAGCTCTGAGCAATGCTGTGAATAGAACAGGTCAAAACAAACAGCAGGAATAACATGCGCTTCATCGGGCAGGGATTTATAAAACAAAAGAACGAAAAAAATTACATTTTCTGCCTATCTTTCTGCCTCGAATTGATACATCATGATACTAGATACGTTAGAGAATGCTCACCGCTATTATGGGTTGGGCGAGAAGTTCATCAAAGCCTTTGAATACCTGGCCCAGACAGATTTTACCACGTTAGCAAAAGGGAAATACGAAATTGACGGGAAGAACATCTTTGCTATTGTCAATGAATATGAAACCATAGACCCATCCGGGGAGAAAATGGAATCCCACAGGAAATATATTGATGTGCAGTACATTGTAAGCGGGGCTGAACTGATAGGGCACGACTTTATGCAGGAGAAACAGCCTTCCAAAGCTTACAGCGAAGAAGACGACTATATGTTGTTTGCAGAAAAACCTTCTTTCTTTTCCCTGCTGGCACAGGATCACTTTGCTATCTTTTTCCCTACAGACCTGCATATGCCTAACCTGCGTGTAGACGTTCCCGGGCCTGTGAAGAAAGTAGTGATCAAGATCAGCGTGAACTAAGACCCTGTGATCCTGTAGGCACATCTGCGGGCACCGGCCAGGATATGGTCTACCCTTTTAATGTGTGCATTTTTGCCCAATACTGTTTTGAAGGTATTCAATTCAGACTGGCAGAATCCCTGACATACGGTAGCAGCTGCGCAAATAGGGCAATGGTTTTCTATCAGCAGATAACCATCGTCTTCCTTTTTATATTCGGCCATATAACCTTCCCGGTTACGGACCTCTGCAAGCTGCCGCACCTTGCTTTCCAGGTCCGTTAATCCTTTCAGGTCTGCTTTGTATTTAAGGATGCCGATCTTCTCATTGGCATCGATCACGGTTTGAATAGCTGCCTGGCCCAATGTATCCCGCATGGTGTTCAGGATCTTCACCGTCAGTTCCGCATGCGTATCAGGGAACCTGGCATGCCCTGCACTGGTCAAACCCCAGATCTGCTGCGGGCGCCCCCTTCCTTTCGATTCCGTGGTAGCCTGCACCAGCCCTTCGTTGGCGAGCTTCAATAACTGGAAACGCGCCCCCTCCACCGTGATGCCTAGCTCTATAGCAATAGCGGTCAGCGGTTGTGGTCCCCTCGTTTTCAACAGCCATATGGCCTTTTCATTTTCTGCCGGATTATTATTCATAATAAACAAAGCAATTATTTGGTTTATTACTCAAAGGTACTACCTTTGTCAGAGAATTTAAAACATATAGATATGACACATCAATTACCGGTGTTGCCCTACGCATACAATGCCCTGGAGCCATACATCGATGCAAAAACAATGGAGGTCCACCACTCCAAACATCACCAGGCATATGTAGATAATCTCAATAAAGCGCTGGCGGGCACAGCATTTGAAAACACTCCCCTGAAGGAGGTTCTGTCTTCCATTTCCACGCAGCACCTGGCAGTGCGCAACAATGGCGGCGGGCATTATAACCACAGCTTTTTCTGGAACT includes the following:
- a CDS encoding LytR/AlgR family response regulator transcription factor — protein: MKVVIFEDEVHNSERLIRLLQKCDQPIEVVAVIPSLSEGLKWMDQHNKVDLMLMDIQLSDGNCFELFKQANVKTPIIFTTAYDNFALQAFKVNSIDYLMKPIELQELKNALNKYEQLKPAQHNIDIARIADEFLKRDSARFIGRLNNQLIYVKAKDIAYLQFVKGVTYATTFTGEKMPLDYSLDQIEKMLDRNTFFRINRQFIIHIDAIKKIMTYYNSRLILQLQPQVDADVVISRERVVDFKSWLEGKDAGK
- a CDS encoding sensor histidine kinase is translated as MTTSDKSIEQDLFKKNERIFSSKTFKYLARIVILYLFSIIFKSFDLSFIEDVHTSIFRSQLFSLLYVGLGLICWEGAIWLSRYVEKGVLKGYISNRLLVLCTAMLLYGLIPAFLFAFLYAMMDIMVFNRYEAWESFSAVSYNMIFGLYIFYVLILTVNGIIYYYKGLKEYQVQTERLKRENIQAQYDALRNQIDPHFFFNSLSVLTNLVYKSADLSADYITQLAKIYRYILDKKFENLVSIQTELDFLDSYLFLISIRHQNSIRFTAEIDEQIKAQGTIPPATLQMLIENAIKHNRFSANDPLLIHVKSEAGYLLVSNQVRKKNVPAISSGIGLDNIRKRYELASGRVIEIHRSDEVFIVKIPIITP
- a CDS encoding NAD-dependent epimerase/dehydratase family protein, giving the protein MNKVLVTGANGFLGSNLTRELFRLGYEVRIMIRYNADIKGISDIPCEVFFGDISNKHDVEQAVAGCNIVIHAASITDQWGITFEEYEKVNFTGTKNIVEASLSQKVDKFIYVSTANTMGPGSKDKPGNELSGFTLFHANSAYINTKYLAQQYVLEQVESNQLPAVIVNPTFMIGPNDIKPSSGKLVLYGLGKKILFYPPGGKNFVYIHDVCQGIVNAIDNGKMGNCYLLAGHNLSYREFFSSLNSISRETKIMIRIPAFILKLGGILGTIKERLTGRSSKLNYTSAYLLCLNNYYTGKKSENELMVRYTPVKDALRNALTWFKENNYY
- a CDS encoding SDR family NAD(P)-dependent oxidoreductase; the protein is MNNEKYTLITGASSGLGKEFAVQCAKMGRNIILIALPGGCTPSLAENLANTYNVDVRIFEFDLTDSQELKKQITLILERFEIDFLINNAGVGGTSLITETSMEKIDQIMQLNVRSTVLITHMLIPHLLQHERSYIMNISSMAAFSPIAYKTVYPASKAFISSFSLGLREELSGTGVSVSVVYPGPIMTNSNTAQRIISQGIKGKMGLLSTAEIASTAIIGTITKYPTIIPGFINKLNHFLMSILPMELKLKMISRAVKKELI
- a CDS encoding START domain-containing protein; its protein translation is MLSLVFSRMLFAHTTSEEEFKLVRTDKGISLYERWIPNAEDEKVREIKATFVVRADLAGISRLMTSPAMGTDWNVNAKEYNVIPTTTENTWITYIKYSIPWPFEDQDCCLLYHLRKEEQYAEITFESTAHSRFPVYKNITRISGAKGKWMLQDMGNGNMRVTYLISTNRSKKVPRWISDPIVQGNLIETMTRFKTLAEKNK
- a CDS encoding YhcH/YjgK/YiaL family protein — translated: MILDTLENAHRYYGLGEKFIKAFEYLAQTDFTTLAKGKYEIDGKNIFAIVNEYETIDPSGEKMESHRKYIDVQYIVSGAELIGHDFMQEKQPSKAYSEEDDYMLFAEKPSFFSLLAQDHFAIFFPTDLHMPNLRVDVPGPVKKVVIKISVN
- a CDS encoding helix-turn-helix transcriptional regulator; the protein is MNNNPAENEKAIWLLKTRGPQPLTAIAIELGITVEGARFQLLKLANEGLVQATTESKGRGRPQQIWGLTSAGHARFPDTHAELTVKILNTMRDTLGQAAIQTVIDANEKIGILKYKADLKGLTDLESKVRQLAEVRNREGYMAEYKKEDDGYLLIENHCPICAAATVCQGFCQSELNTFKTVLGKNAHIKRVDHILAGARRCAYRITGS